The following coding sequences lie in one Bacteroidia bacterium genomic window:
- a CDS encoding T9SS type A sorting domain-containing protein: protein MKPRIYLYMLELRLTFLLIILSSAIVSSQPFFHFNDSVTVTKNGQTLANPWAGGLNFVQFSEIDLNLDGKLDLLAFDRSGFRINTFINQGNAGQTNYRFNPFYSYFFPKAESWMLLRDYNNDQKADIFTYRVGAGAITIWKNTSTSDTPTFDIAVPLLRSNYLPNMLNLYVNAVDIPTIDDLDYDGDLDILTFNVLGGFMEHHKNLSVDSFGTPDSLSFRLQTSCWGKMMENATGNSVHLDTCSFLDFSQIPEDPNPLFRHSGSTSFAIDADQDGLKDLVIGDLSFNTLTILYNDGTLDTAHIYSQNPAFPTSNPVNLEVFPAGFYLDLTNDGIKDLVVSPNVTSLGANIENNWFYKNNGSNDLPNLSLQSKSFLNGGMIEVGEGAYPVLVDLDQDGLTDLVIGNRGYKRTGEDYVGKIAYYRNIGNAEQPSFDLVTDDLANLGLFGYANPYPAFTDLDGDSDLDMLVGRYQGTFDYYENSAQPGNPPQFTYLAGNYQNLFVGQNSFAAPQFFDVDKDGLVDLLVGEYNGNLNYFHNNGTPTNPQFSLVSDFFGQIKTNSLYTSLGYSTPCMFRTNGVTKLFCGSEDGTIYYYDQIDGNLEGTFHTISKSYQNIDEGTRTAISLAYLNNDTLLDMVIGNYAGGVSLYFGTSDSLGIPYSTPTTPYSLAGLQIYPNPAHESIQIKSPEESPTFSYQIFDVMGKQLSQGLVKGNQEAISIQNLTPGIYFLSLSKGNACKNLKLVVN from the coding sequence ATGAAACCCCGTATTTACTTATATATGCTTGAACTCCGCCTGACATTTCTTCTTATTATTCTTTCTTCGGCTATTGTATCCTCTCAACCCTTTTTCCATTTTAACGATAGTGTTACCGTTACTAAAAACGGCCAAACCCTCGCCAATCCTTGGGCGGGGGGACTTAACTTTGTCCAATTCTCCGAAATTGACCTCAACCTCGACGGAAAACTAGACCTTCTAGCCTTCGATCGAAGCGGGTTCCGTATCAATACCTTTATCAACCAAGGAAATGCCGGACAAACCAATTACAGGTTTAATCCTTTCTATTCCTACTTCTTCCCAAAAGCTGAAAGCTGGATGCTTCTTCGCGACTACAACAACGATCAAAAAGCGGATATCTTTACCTACCGGGTTGGTGCCGGTGCCATAACCATTTGGAAAAATACAAGCACCTCCGATACACCCACCTTCGATATTGCTGTTCCCCTGCTCCGCTCCAACTACCTGCCTAATATGCTCAACCTCTATGTAAATGCAGTAGACATCCCCACCATCGACGACCTGGATTACGATGGGGATTTAGACATTCTCACATTCAATGTACTCGGAGGATTCATGGAACACCATAAAAACCTTAGTGTCGATAGTTTTGGAACACCCGATTCCCTGTCCTTCCGTCTTCAAACTTCGTGCTGGGGAAAAATGATGGAAAACGCAACCGGAAACTCCGTCCACCTCGATACTTGCAGCTTCCTTGACTTTTCCCAAATCCCCGAAGACCCAAATCCACTTTTCCGACATTCCGGCAGCACCAGTTTTGCCATCGATGCCGACCAGGATGGACTTAAAGATTTGGTCATCGGCGACCTCTCCTTTAATACCCTAACCATTCTCTATAACGATGGAACCCTCGATACCGCCCATATCTATTCCCAAAACCCCGCCTTTCCAACCTCGAATCCCGTAAACCTGGAAGTTTTTCCTGCCGGATTCTACCTCGACCTCACCAACGATGGAATTAAAGACCTCGTTGTTAGTCCAAACGTTACTTCCCTTGGTGCCAACATCGAAAACAATTGGTTCTACAAAAACAACGGCTCCAACGATTTACCCAACCTCTCCCTCCAATCTAAATCTTTTCTGAACGGTGGTATGATTGAAGTGGGTGAAGGTGCTTACCCGGTTCTGGTTGACCTGGATCAAGATGGCCTTACTGACCTGGTAATAGGGAACAGGGGCTATAAGAGAACCGGCGAAGATTACGTTGGAAAAATTGCCTATTACAGAAACATCGGTAATGCCGAACAACCATCCTTCGACCTGGTAACCGACGACCTCGCTAACCTCGGCCTGTTTGGATATGCCAATCCTTATCCGGCTTTCACCGACCTGGATGGTGATAGCGACTTGGATATGCTGGTTGGCCGTTACCAAGGCACCTTCGACTATTATGAAAACTCCGCTCAACCCGGAAACCCTCCCCAATTTACCTACCTCGCCGGAAATTACCAAAACCTCTTTGTCGGACAAAACTCCTTTGCGGCACCCCAATTCTTTGATGTAGATAAAGATGGATTAGTAGATCTCCTGGTAGGTGAATACAATGGTAACCTTAACTATTTCCACAACAACGGAACCCCTACCAACCCTCAATTTTCCCTTGTTTCGGATTTCTTCGGACAAATTAAAACCAATAGTTTATACACCTCTCTGGGTTATTCAACACCATGTATGTTCCGAACCAATGGAGTAACTAAACTCTTTTGCGGAAGCGAAGACGGAACCATTTACTACTACGACCAAATTGACGGAAACCTGGAAGGAACCTTCCATACGATTTCAAAATCTTACCAAAACATCGATGAAGGGACCCGAACAGCCATTAGCCTGGCCTACCTCAACAACGATACCTTATTAGACATGGTTATTGGAAATTATGCCGGTGGAGTAAGTTTGTATTTCGGCACCTCCGATAGCCTGGGAATCCCCTATTCTACCCCAACTACCCCATATAGCCTGGCCGGATTACAAATCTATCCAAACCCGGCACATGAAAGCATTCAAATCAAATCACCCGAAGAAAGCCCTACCTTCTCCTACCAAATTTTCGACGTCATGGGTAAGCAACTTTCCCAAGGCTTGGTGAAAGGCAATCAAGAAGCCATTTCCATCCAAAACCTTACCCCCGGCATTTACTTTCTTTCGCTATCTAAAGGAAATGCCTGCAAAAACCTGAAACTGGTTGTAAATTAA
- a CDS encoding arsenate reductase ArsC, with product MKEDLPNVLVLCTGNSCRSQLAEGYLRKFLGDKARVFSAGVEKHGVNPMAVWVMLEDGVDISKQTSNLVDEYIGIHFSTVITVCDHANERCPVFPNRADRIHCNFADPSKLIGTEEEIKSEFRRVRNEIREFCKKFANSFNPTHL from the coding sequence ATGAAAGAAGACTTGCCCAATGTATTGGTTTTATGTACAGGGAATAGTTGCAGAAGTCAGTTGGCAGAAGGGTATTTAAGGAAGTTTCTTGGGGATAAGGCCAGGGTTTTTAGTGCAGGGGTTGAAAAGCATGGTGTAAATCCCATGGCTGTTTGGGTTATGTTGGAGGATGGGGTGGATATTTCCAAACAAACCTCTAATTTGGTGGACGAATATATTGGTATACATTTTTCTACGGTTATTACGGTATGTGATCATGCCAATGAACGTTGTCCGGTTTTTCCAAACAGAGCAGATCGCATCCATTGCAATTTTGCGGACCCGTCGAAATTAATTGGTACAGAAGAGGAAATTAAATCTGAGTTTAGGAGGGTTAGAAATGAAATTCGGGAATTTTGTAAGAAATTTGCCAATTCATTTAATCCTACCCATCTTTGA
- the priA gene encoding primosomal protein N': MEALFADVIMPLSIPRLLTYRVPKEMWNEVFPGSRVIVQVKRKLYTGIVRNLHHQVPEGWEALYLVSVLDIAPILNPIQLEFWDWLSSYYLCSPGDILNASLPGHLRLNSDSMVVLSAENTSLPENLSPKEEAIFIALHEKGSLPISEVEKLLNQVTVMQHIKKLMDKGLVTIKEEIKESYKPKMEGFVSLNEAIDQEQLGLLLDNLEKKAPKQVDVLMRFLQKGQPFSKNKQEVSKSDLIKGLDGADTALKALEKKGILLLYEKEVGRFGFVAEIQAISELSPVQEEKLNEIHQLYQNKSVVLLKGVTSSGKTEIYIRLIEHVLQSRNEILYLLPEIAITAQIISRLRKVFGHQVLVYHSRLSQNERVDVWRELIQRQQKNEKLVIVGPRSSLLLPFYDLGLVIVDEEHDPNFKQQENPRYHARDASIWLALKHKAKVLLGSATPSIESWYNAQTGKYGLVELNTRFGGVALPEFKVADLKDLNKKKQMKSIFSPELLEAIKTTTEKGKQVMLFQNRRGFSPSVECQSCSWMPQCTNCDVTLTYHKNSGQLRCHYCGYSSVVPTVCSNCGDTQIKTVGFGTEKVEEELSIFFPNLKLGRMDLDTTRSRAAYDRIFSAFSSGDTQILVGTQMISKGLDFANVGLVGILNADAMLGFPDFRSFERAYQMLVQVSGRAGRRKEAGQVIIQTKNKNHPVLKWVMEQDFTSLVQHEFMERQKFSYPPYCHLISLSLRHVDNRLLDRAAFQFSKDLRQFFGERVLGPAYPVIPRIRNQYQNCIMLKIEKNASYAQAKTILRNCIDKFKASEFRAVQVSIDVDA; the protein is encoded by the coding sequence ATGGAAGCCCTGTTCGCCGATGTAATTATGCCTCTGTCTATTCCAAGGTTGCTCACCTACCGGGTGCCTAAGGAAATGTGGAACGAAGTGTTTCCGGGCAGCAGAGTCATTGTTCAGGTGAAACGAAAACTCTATACCGGTATCGTTCGAAACTTACACCATCAAGTGCCCGAAGGTTGGGAAGCCCTCTACCTGGTCTCCGTTCTCGACATAGCTCCAATTCTAAACCCCATCCAACTTGAGTTCTGGGATTGGCTCTCCTCTTATTACCTCTGCTCTCCCGGCGATATACTCAACGCCTCCCTCCCCGGACACCTTCGCCTAAACAGTGATAGCATGGTGGTTCTTAGCGCCGAAAACACCTCCCTACCTGAAAACCTCAGCCCCAAAGAAGAAGCTATCTTCATCGCTCTTCATGAAAAAGGTAGTCTACCCATTTCAGAAGTTGAAAAACTACTGAATCAGGTTACGGTCATGCAACATATTAAAAAGCTGATGGACAAAGGTTTGGTAACTATCAAGGAAGAAATTAAGGAGAGCTATAAACCCAAAATGGAAGGCTTCGTCTCCCTGAATGAAGCCATTGACCAGGAACAACTCGGACTTTTACTTGATAATCTGGAAAAAAAAGCCCCTAAACAGGTCGATGTTTTAATGCGCTTCCTGCAAAAAGGACAACCCTTTTCGAAAAACAAACAGGAAGTTTCTAAATCCGATTTAATTAAAGGTCTCGATGGTGCCGATACCGCCCTTAAAGCACTCGAAAAAAAAGGGATATTGCTCCTGTATGAAAAAGAAGTTGGTCGGTTTGGTTTTGTAGCTGAAATCCAAGCTATTTCAGAGTTATCGCCGGTTCAGGAAGAAAAATTAAACGAAATACACCAACTTTATCAAAACAAATCGGTAGTGCTTTTGAAAGGTGTAACCTCCTCCGGCAAAACAGAAATCTACATCAGGCTAATCGAACACGTTCTTCAATCCAGAAACGAAATTCTCTACCTTCTCCCTGAAATTGCCATCACCGCCCAAATCATTTCCCGACTACGTAAAGTCTTCGGTCACCAGGTTTTAGTTTACCACAGCCGACTCTCTCAAAACGAACGGGTCGACGTTTGGCGGGAATTGATACAACGTCAACAAAAAAATGAAAAATTGGTCATAGTTGGTCCCCGGTCTTCCCTGCTTTTGCCATTTTACGACCTGGGATTAGTTATCGTTGATGAAGAACACGACCCCAATTTTAAACAGCAGGAAAATCCAAGGTATCATGCCCGTGATGCTTCCATCTGGTTGGCCCTCAAACATAAGGCTAAAGTGTTGCTTGGAAGCGCTACACCTTCCATCGAAAGTTGGTACAACGCCCAAACCGGAAAATATGGCTTGGTAGAACTTAATACCCGATTCGGGGGGGTGGCTTTGCCCGAATTTAAGGTCGCCGATTTAAAAGACCTGAACAAGAAAAAACAAATGAAATCCATCTTTTCTCCCGAACTGCTGGAAGCCATTAAAACCACTACCGAAAAAGGAAAACAAGTAATGCTGTTCCAAAATCGCCGGGGATTTTCACCCAGTGTGGAATGCCAAAGCTGTAGCTGGATGCCTCAATGCACCAATTGCGATGTTACTCTTACCTACCATAAAAACAGCGGACAACTTCGCTGCCATTACTGCGGCTATAGTTCCGTTGTGCCTACTGTTTGCTCCAACTGTGGCGATACTCAAATAAAAACCGTGGGCTTTGGTACCGAAAAAGTAGAAGAAGAATTATCCATCTTTTTTCCCAATTTGAAATTAGGCCGTATGGACTTGGACACCACTAGAAGTAGGGCGGCATACGACCGGATTTTCTCGGCCTTCTCATCAGGAGACACCCAAATTCTTGTCGGCACACAAATGATTTCCAAGGGTTTAGACTTTGCTAATGTAGGCCTTGTAGGTATCCTAAATGCCGATGCCATGTTGGGTTTCCCCGATTTCAGATCCTTCGAACGAGCTTACCAAATGTTGGTGCAGGTAAGTGGTAGAGCAGGTCGCCGTAAAGAGGCCGGACAGGTCATTATTCAAACCAAAAATAAAAACCATCCCGTGCTAAAATGGGTCATGGAACAAGATTTCACTTCCTTGGTGCAGCACGAGTTTATGGAAAGACAAAAATTTTCCTATCCTCCTTATTGTCACTTAATTAGCCTCAGTTTGCGCCATGTCGACAACCGTTTGTTGGATAGGGCCGCTTTCCAATTTTCAAAAGATCTCCGTCAGTTTTTTGGTGAACGCGTGCTGGGTCCGGCCTATCCGGTGATTCCCCGTATTCGTAATCAGTACCAAAATTGCATTATGCTGAAGATCGAAAAAAACGCATCCTATGCCCAGGCCAAAACCATTTTGCGCAATTGTATAGACAAGTTTAAAGCCTCCGAATTTAGGGCGGTTCAGGTCAGTATCGATGTGGATGCCTAA
- a CDS encoding arsenite methyltransferase — MENPEMLKEMVRQKYSEIAGQSKDANQSSCCGSGGCSTEVYNIMTDNYEGLEGYHSEADLGLGCGLPTQFAQIKPGDLVVDLGSGAGNDVFVARNQVGQDGRVIGIDFTPAMIDKAWENADKLGYRNVEFRLGDIEDIPLASNRADVVVSNCVLNLVPNKEKVFQEMFRILKPGGHFSISDVVLVGDLPKSLESDMEMYAGCVSGAISKEKYLNFIQAAGFENVRIQKEKEINIPTDILEKYLSKEEMKELQKSKNGIFSISVYGEKPKPCGCGPSCC; from the coding sequence ATGGAAAATCCGGAAATGTTAAAAGAAATGGTTAGGCAAAAATATAGTGAAATAGCCGGCCAGTCAAAGGATGCTAATCAGTCATCCTGCTGTGGAAGTGGAGGCTGCTCTACCGAAGTATACAATATTATGACCGATAATTATGAAGGTTTGGAAGGTTATCATTCCGAGGCGGATTTAGGGTTGGGATGTGGTTTGCCAACTCAATTTGCACAGATTAAGCCCGGAGATTTGGTTGTGGACTTAGGTAGTGGAGCCGGAAATGATGTATTTGTAGCCCGAAATCAGGTTGGACAAGATGGTAGAGTAATTGGAATTGATTTTACACCTGCTATGATTGATAAAGCATGGGAAAATGCAGACAAGTTAGGCTATCGAAATGTAGAGTTTCGTTTAGGTGATATTGAAGATATTCCTCTGGCATCTAATCGTGCCGATGTGGTAGTAAGTAACTGTGTGTTGAATTTGGTGCCAAACAAAGAAAAGGTTTTTCAAGAGATGTTCCGGATATTGAAACCGGGCGGACATTTTAGCATTTCAGATGTGGTATTGGTAGGTGACTTACCAAAATCCTTAGAGTCTGATATGGAAATGTATGCCGGCTGTGTTTCAGGTGCAATTTCTAAAGAAAAATACCTGAATTTTATTCAAGCGGCCGGATTTGAAAATGTAAGAATACAAAAGGAAAAGGAAATAAATATTCCAACTGATATTTTGGAGAAATACCTTAGTAAGGAGGAAATGAAGGAGTTGCAAAAAAGCAAAAACGGGATTTTTAGTATTTCCGTTTATGGTGAAAAGCCAAAACCATGTGGTTGTGGACCAAGCTGTTGTTAA
- a CDS encoding metalloregulator ArsR/SmtB family transcription factor, with protein MGASKSDHFSSRHNRLAAMAKALSHPARVAILERVLQSDSCICGDIVDDLPLAQPTVSQHLKEMKNAGLIKGRISGNSICYCADFETLQELNVFLKEVMNKSSQQNNTCC; from the coding sequence ATGGGAGCTTCTAAATCAGATCATTTTTCGAGTAGGCACAATCGCCTGGCAGCCATGGCCAAAGCCTTGAGTCATCCGGCCAGAGTAGCCATTTTGGAAAGAGTTTTGCAATCCGATTCTTGCATTTGTGGAGATATTGTTGACGATTTACCCTTGGCACAACCAACCGTTTCTCAGCATTTGAAGGAAATGAAAAATGCCGGATTGATAAAGGGTCGTATCAGTGGTAATTCCATTTGCTATTGTGCAGATTTTGAAACCTTACAAGAATTGAATGTGTTTTTGAAGGAAGTGATGAATAAGAGTTCTCAGCAAAATAATACTTGTTGTTAA
- a CDS encoding DUF885 domain-containing protein, translated as MKKFPFIVLIVSLFLGACNSGPKTYTAEEIAAESKKANALFERWFVESVERSPEYQSYLGYKYDYDKWNNRSDAFGQTELKISQENLQKLKDSIDFDALDAQTKLSYRIYELNVNNAVANNKWRFHNYPINQMGGFHSEMPSFLINIHTVSEKKDAECYVSRLEAIPEVFEQELINLKIREVKKIIPPKFVFPQVLNDCKNILSGKPFDQSKENNAIYQDICTKIDSLKDMKPEEKIALKAKAEKALIEKVKPAYQRLVAYLTELEKKATTDDGAWKFPEGKDFYNAALKNTTTTDLSAEQIHELGKKEVARIQTEMKEIMKKVNFKNDNLQDFYTFMREDKQFYFPNTAQGKQAYKDKATAIVDAMRTKLDALFITKPNAKMVVKAVEPFREKSAGGAFYQDPALDGSRPGIYYINLYSMADQPIYQMEALAYHEGIPGHHMQLSIAQELQGIPMFRKMGSYTAYIEGWGLYSELIPKELGFYSDPYSDFGRLSMEIFRAARLVVDTGIHYFKWTREDALKYFMENIPNPAEDCRKEIERYIVWPGQATGYKIGMLKILELREMSKKELGNKFDIREYHDVVLTNGALPLNLLEEVVKEWVAKKKAA; from the coding sequence ATGAAAAAGTTTCCATTTATTGTTTTAATCGTTTCATTGTTTTTAGGAGCCTGTAATAGCGGCCCCAAAACCTATACGGCCGAAGAAATTGCCGCTGAAAGTAAAAAGGCCAATGCCTTGTTCGAACGTTGGTTTGTTGAATCGGTAGAGCGAAGCCCTGAGTATCAAAGCTACCTGGGTTATAAATATGATTATGACAAATGGAACAATCGCAGTGATGCTTTCGGACAAACCGAATTAAAAATATCACAAGAAAATTTGCAAAAGCTCAAGGATAGTATTGATTTTGACGCCCTGGATGCTCAAACCAAACTGAGCTACCGTATTTATGAATTGAATGTAAACAACGCAGTGGCCAATAATAAATGGCGCTTCCACAACTATCCCATTAATCAAATGGGTGGTTTCCATTCCGAAATGCCTTCCTTTCTGATTAATATCCACACTGTTTCCGAAAAGAAGGATGCCGAATGTTATGTTTCCCGCTTGGAAGCTATACCTGAAGTGTTTGAACAAGAGTTGATTAACCTGAAAATTAGGGAGGTGAAGAAGATTATACCTCCCAAGTTTGTTTTTCCTCAGGTGCTCAACGATTGCAAGAATATTTTGTCGGGTAAACCATTCGATCAATCCAAGGAAAACAATGCCATTTATCAGGATATCTGCACAAAAATTGATAGTTTGAAAGATATGAAGCCCGAGGAAAAGATTGCTTTGAAAGCCAAGGCAGAAAAGGCCTTGATTGAAAAAGTGAAGCCGGCATATCAGCGTTTGGTTGCCTACCTTACCGAATTGGAAAAGAAGGCCACAACCGATGATGGTGCGTGGAAATTTCCCGAAGGCAAGGACTTTTACAATGCAGCTTTGAAAAACACCACCACCACTGACTTAAGTGCCGAACAAATTCATGAGTTGGGTAAAAAGGAAGTGGCCCGAATTCAAACTGAAATGAAGGAAATAATGAAGAAAGTGAATTTTAAAAACGATAATCTTCAGGACTTTTACACCTTCATGCGGGAGGATAAACAGTTTTATTTTCCTAATACTGCCCAAGGGAAGCAAGCATATAAAGACAAAGCAACAGCTATTGTTGATGCGATGCGAACCAAGCTGGATGCCTTGTTTATTACCAAGCCCAATGCAAAAATGGTGGTAAAAGCGGTGGAGCCTTTCCGCGAGAAATCGGCTGGTGGAGCTTTTTACCAAGATCCGGCCTTGGATGGCTCCCGACCAGGAATTTACTATATTAATTTGTATAGCATGGCCGATCAACCTATTTACCAAATGGAGGCTTTGGCTTATCACGAAGGTATTCCAGGTCATCACATGCAGCTAAGTATTGCTCAGGAATTGCAAGGAATACCGATGTTTCGAAAAATGGGTTCTTACACAGCCTATATAGAAGGTTGGGGACTTTACAGCGAGCTTATTCCAAAGGAGTTAGGATTTTATTCTGACCCTTACAGCGATTTTGGCCGATTGTCGATGGAGATTTTTAGGGCTGCCCGATTGGTTGTTGATACCGGCATTCATTATTTTAAATGGACCCGTGAGGATGCCTTGAAGTATTTCATGGAAAATATTCCTAATCCGGCAGAGGATTGCAGAAAGGAAATTGAGCGTTACATTGTTTGGCCCGGTCAGGCTACCGGATATAAAATTGGGATGCTTAAAATTTTGGAACTAAGGGAGATGTCAAAGAAGGAGCTAGGCAATAAATTCGATATTCGGGAGTACCACGATGTAGTGTTAACCAATGGTGCCTTGCCTTTGAATTTATTGGAAGAGGTTGTAAAAGAGTGGGTTGCTAAGAAAAAGGCAGCATAA